A portion of the Lolium rigidum isolate FL_2022 chromosome 1, APGP_CSIRO_Lrig_0.1, whole genome shotgun sequence genome contains these proteins:
- the LOC124707735 gene encoding AT-hook motif nuclear-localized protein 25-like: MAGMDHGGGGGGSAQGPSRYLDLLLAQLSPTTDVKAEQLSMESPERNPASASVAGAGPHPEGGGADQKPSSLAIVLAEGGGGSARRTGRPRGRPPGSKNKPKPPIIVTRDSPNALHSHILEVAAGADVVECLATYARRRGRGVCVLSGGGAVTNAALLQPGDLVATLAGQSEIVSLTGTVLPPPAPQGASALSVFLAVGQGQVVGGTVVGQLVAARPVFLVAASFASAIYERLPLEGGEQQTATAADAQGAAGAAAQSPGAVPPQQPVASPSSEVTGSEVGAGRSSYNLGENVGSYQLPTTSVDIGSSSGARP; this comes from the coding sequence ATGGCCGGGAtggaccatggcggcggcggcggcgggagtgcTCAGGGCCCGTCGCGCTACCTCGACCTCCTCCTCGCGCAGCTCTCCCCCACCACGGACGTCAAGGCGGAGCAGCTCTCCATGGAGTCGCCGGAAAGGAACCCCGCTTCCGCCTCCGTCGCCGGCGCCGGGCCCCATCCCGAAGGTGGCGGCGCCGACCAGAAGCCGTCCTCTTTGGCCATCGTGctggcggagggcggcggcggatccGCGCGGCGAACGGGGCGCCCGCGGGGAAGGCCGCCGGGGTCCAAGAACAAGCCCAAGCCGCCCATCATCGTGACCCGCGACAGCCCCAACGCGCTCCACTCccacatcctcgaggtcgccgccggcgccgacgTCGTCGAGTGCCTCGCCACGtacgcgcgccgccgcgggcgcggcGTCTGCGTGCTCAGCGGGGGCGGCGCCGTCACCAACGCGGCGCTCCTTCAGCCCGGCGACCTCGTCGCCACCCTGGCCGGGCAGTCCGAGATCGTGTCTCTCACGGGCACGGtgctgccgccgcccgcgccccAGGGGGCCAGCGCTCTCTCCGTGTTCCTCGCCGTCGGGCAGGGGCAGGTTGTCGGCGGGACCGTGGTCGGCCAGCTCGTCGCTGCCAGGCCCGTGTTCCTCGTGGCCGCCTCGTTTGCGAGCGCCATCTACGAGCGGCTGCCGCTGGAGGGGGGAGAACAGCAGACCGCCACAGCCGCGGATGCGCAGGGAGCCGCTGGCGCGGCAGCGCAGTCGCCGGGCGCTGTACCTCCGCAGCAGCCCGTGGCATCGCCATCGTCCGAGGTGACCGGAAGCGAGGTCGGGGCCGGCAGATCGTCATACAATCTTGGAGAAAATGTTGGGAGCTATCAGTTGCCCACAACCAGCGTCGACATCGGGAGCTCCAGCGGCGCCAGGCCATGA